Proteins encoded by one window of Vidua chalybeata isolate OUT-0048 chromosome 10, bVidCha1 merged haplotype, whole genome shotgun sequence:
- the LOC128793009 gene encoding ovotransferrin-like: protein MKLALFTVLSFGIVALCFAAPQKPSVRWCTISSAEEKKCNSLKDHMQQENFAFSCLQKASYLDCIKAISNSEADAISLDGGQVFEAGLAPYKLKPIAAEVYEHSEGSTTSYYAVAVVKKGTGFSINELQGKTSCHTGLGRSAGWVIPIGTLIHRGAIEWDGKDSGSIEQAVANFFSASCVPGVTTEAKLYRQCKGDAKTKMSRTGPYSGYSGAFHCLKDGKGDVAFVKHTTVQENAPAEKDEYELLCLDGTRQPVDNYKACHWARVPAHAVVARDDSKVNDIWNFLSKAQEKFGVGTTSTFHLFGPPGKKDPALKDLLFKDSAVQLKQIPSLMDAQLYLGFEYYSAVQSLQKDRLTPSRRDSKIQWCAIGRDEKKKCDVWSVMSNGDVECVVAEDTKECITKIMKGEADAISLDGGFVYTAGMCGLVPVMAESYEDNHCESQEEPATYFAVAVVKKSDKDISWNNLQGKKSCHTAVGRTAGWNIPMGLIHNRTGNCNFDEYFSQGCAPGSPPTSRLCQLCKGSGGVPPEKCVASSHEQYYGYTGALRCLVEQGDVAFIKHSIVEENTDGKNTESWAKDLKMDSFELLCTDGQRANVMDYRRCNLAKVPTHAVMARPEKVSQVRDMLENQERLFGSKGTRKEDFNMFAYESKDLLFKDRTKCLIKLRDGMSYKEFLGDKYYASLASLNTCNPSDLLQVCTFLADKYWLALSPFQQPGLIEHIRVLVTVAGHKPRLPQGVPAVPAPQGRTTAPVSPRAAPLPACRAAGGGSVAWPRVRAMAGGLEPHLEALRRELGGPAVLSVLVALIAVAITFLIWRFVQGRKSSRKAVLLLGLCDAGKTLLFARLLSGRYRDTQTSITDSSAVYRLSQDKSTHVTLIDLPGHESLRLQFLERFKAAARAIVFVVDSVAFQREVKDVAEFLYQVLVDSTVLRNAPALLIACNKQDVTMAKSAKLIQQQLEKELNTLRVTRSAAPTSLDGSATGGPAQLGKKGKDFDFSQLPMKVEFVECSARGSKGEEGEADLEGLEKWLVKVA, encoded by the exons ATGAAACTCGCACTCTTCACTGTGCTATCCTTCGGGATAGTGG CTCTCTGTTTTGCTGCTCCCCAAAAGCCAAGTGTCAGGTGGTGCACAATATCCTCAGCCgaagagaaaaaatgcaatAGCCTGAAGGACCACATGCAACAAGAGAACTTTGCTTTCAGTTGCCTGCAGAAAGCATCATACCTCGACTGCATAAAAGCCATTTCG AATAGTGAAGCAGATGCCATTAGCTTGGATGGAGGTCAAGTTTTTGAGGCAGGCCTTGCTCCCTACAAGTTGAAGCCCATTGCTGCTGAGGTCTATGAACACAGTGAAG GCTCCACTACCAGCTACTACGCCGTGGCCGTTGTGAAGAAAGGAACAGGCTTCTCAATAAATGAGCTGCAGGGCAAGACCTCCTGCCACACGGGGCTGGGCAGGTCGGCTGGCTGGGTCATCCCCATTGGGACACTCATCCACCGCGGGGCCATCGAGTGGGACGGAAAAGACTCGGGCTCCATCGAGCAAG CTGTGGCCAATTTCTTCTCTGCCAGCTGTGTTCCTGGTGTCACCACTGAAGCCAAACTGTACCGTCAGTGCAAGGGGGATGCCAAGACCAAAATGTCCCGCACAGGACCTTATTCTGGATATTCTGGAGCTTTTCA CTGTCTGAAAGATGGGAAAGGAGATGTGGCTTTTGTGAAACACACAACTGTTCAAG aAAATGCCCCAGCTGAGAAGGATGAGTACGAGCTCCTGTGTCTGGATGGCACCCGCCAGCCCGTGGACAACTACAAGGCCTGTCACTGGGCCAGGGTTCCTGCTCATGCTGTTGTGGCTCGAGATGACAGCAAGGTCAATGACATCTGGAACTTCCTCTCCAAAGCACAG GAAAAATTTGGTGTGGGCACAACCAGCACCTTCCACCTCTTTGGGCCACCTGGCAAGAAGGACCCAGCCCTCAAAGACTTGCTTTTCAAAGACTCTGCAGTGCAGCTGAAGCAAATCCCATCACTGATGGATGCTCAACTCTATCTGGGCTTTGAGTATTACAGTGCTGTCCAGAGCCTCCAGAAAG ATCGCCTGACCCCCAGCCGCAGAGACAGCAAGATCCAGTGGTGTGCGATTGGCAGGGATGAGAAGAAGAAGTGTGACGTCTGGAGCGTGATGAGCAACGGGGATGTGGAGTGTGTTGTGGCAGAGGACACCAAGGAATGCATCACAAAGATCATG AAAGGTGAAGCAGATGCCATCAGCTTAGATGGAGGCTTTGTCTACACTGCTGGCATGTGTGGCTTGGTGCCAGTGATGGCAGAGAGCTATGAGG aCAATCACTGCGAATCACAAGAAGAACCAG CAACCTACTTTGCTGTGGCTGTTGTGAAGAAGTCTGACAAGGATATCAGCTGGAACAACCTGCAGGGTAAGAAGTCGTGCCACACTGCCGTGGGGAGAACTGCTGGCTGGAACATCCCCATGGGCCTGATCCACAACAGGACAGGCAACTGCAACTTCG ATGAATACTTCAGCCAGGGTTGTGCTCCCGGGTCTCCTCCCACCTCCCGCCTCTGCCAGCTGTGCAAGGGCTCAGGGGGTGTCCCTCCGGAGAAGTGCGTCGCCAGCAGCCACGAGCAGTACTACGGATACACTGGCGCTTTACG GTGTCTGGTTGAGCAGGGGGATGTGGCCTTTATCAAGCATTCCATCGTTGAGGAGAACACTGACG gcaaaaatacagaaagctgGGCCAAAGATCTGAAAATGGACTCATTTGAGTTGCTGTGCACTGATGGGCAGCGGGCAAATGTCATGGATTACAGAAGATGCAACCTGGCCAAAGTCCCTACCCACGCTGTGATGGCACGTCCTGAGAAAGTATCACAAGTCCGTGACATGCTGGAGAACCAAGAG AGGCTGTTTGGATCAAAAGGAACCAGGAAAGAAGATTTCAATATGTTTGCATATGAATCCAAGGATCTTCTGTTTAAAGACCGGACAAAGTGCCTGATCAAGCTCCGCGATGGAATGTCATACAAGGAATTCCTTGGAGATAAATACTATGCTTCACTTGCCAGCCTCAACACCTGCAATCCATCAG atCTTCTCCAGGTGTGCACCTTCCTTGCAGACAAGTA CTGGCTGGCCCTGAGTCccttccagcagccaggactCATTGAGCACATACGT gtgctggtgacagtggcaggacacaagcccag GCTCCCCCAGGGCGTCCCTGCCGTCCCAGCGCCTCAGGGGAGAACTACAGCTCCCGTGagcccccgcgccgcgcccctCCCGGCGTGCCGCGCGGCCGGAGGCGGAAGTGTGGCGTGGCCACGTGTGCGGGCCATGGCGGGCGGGCTGGAGCCGCACCTGGAGGCGCTGCGGCGGGAGCTGGGCGGCCCCGCCGTGCTCTCCGTGCTCGTCGCGCTCATCGCCGTCGCCATCACCTTCC TGATCTGGCGGTTCGTGCAGGGCAGGAAGAGCAGCCGGAAggccgtgctgctgctgggcctcTGCGACGCGGGGAAGACGCTGCTTTTCGCGCGG CTGCTGTCGGGGCGCTACCGCGACACCCAGACCTCCATCACCGACAGCTCTGCCGTCTACAGGCTCAGCCAGGACAAG AGCACTCATGTGACCTTGATCGACCTTCCAGGCCATGAGAGTCTGAGGTTGCAGTTCTTGGAGAGGTTCAAGGCTGCAGCCAG AGCCATCGTGTTCGTGGTGGACAGCGTGGCCTTCCAGCGGGAGGTGAAGGATGTGGCAGAGTTCCTGTACCAGGTGCTGGTGGACAGCACCGTGCTCAGGAACGCGCCCGCGCTGCTCATCGCCTGCAACAAGCAAG ATGTCACAATGGCAAAATCAGCAAAACTCATCCAGCaacagctggagaaagagct caATACCCTGCGGGTGACACGCTCTGCAGCCCCCACCAGCCTGGATGGCTCTGCCACAGGgggccctgcccagctggggaaGAAGGGCAAGGACTTCGACTTCTCCCAGCTGCCCATGAAGGTGGAGTTTGTGGAGTGCAGTGCTCGAGGCAGcaagggagaggagggagaggctgaCTTGGAGGGCCTCGAGAAGTGGCTGGTGAAGGTGGCCTGA